In the genome of Methanopyrus kandleri AV19, one region contains:
- a CDS encoding DNA polymerase beta family nucleotidyltransferase, translated as MTRWRYWAERIAEVARDLLGGRTRVYASVEGDRLRVVIVSGNAPEKPLERAEIVAEIERELGLEESWAHPIEMHVVDPEEYEALWRGVLREAVEVRT; from the coding sequence GTGACTAGGTGGAGGTACTGGGCCGAGCGGATCGCGGAGGTCGCCCGGGACCTCCTCGGAGGGCGTACGAGGGTGTACGCGTCGGTGGAAGGGGACCGGCTCAGGGTGGTGATCGTCAGCGGAAACGCGCCCGAGAAACCGCTCGAACGCGCCGAGATCGTCGCGGAGATCGAACGCGAGCTGGGTCTGGAGGAATCCTGGGCGCACCCCATCGAGATGCACGTGGTCGATCCCGAGGAGTACGAGGCCCTGTGGAGGGGCGTCCTCCGAGAGGCCGTGGAGGTCCGGACGTGA
- a CDS encoding PH domain-containing protein, which produces MPIAMAACSFLILSVKGPRALSEYIWFFVWVAIVTASVPGAFEVFSSFMRRVVVRPDGLDVWEPFRSRFVRSDEVVDVTILGDTAVLRTVDGEKLALSVLDTEGLARAIREM; this is translated from the coding sequence GTGCCCATCGCGATGGCCGCCTGTTCGTTCCTGATCCTGTCGGTCAAGGGGCCGAGGGCCCTCTCCGAGTACATCTGGTTCTTCGTCTGGGTGGCGATCGTAACGGCGTCGGTACCGGGCGCCTTCGAGGTGTTCTCTTCGTTCATGAGAAGGGTCGTCGTGAGGCCGGACGGTCTCGATGTGTGGGAACCCTTCCGCTCCAGGTTCGTGCGGTCCGACGAGGTCGTCGACGTGACGATCCTCGGTGACACGGCGGTCCTCAGGACGGTGGACGGTGAGAAACTGGCGCTGTCCGTGCTGGACACCGAAGGACTCGCCCGGGCGATCCGCGAGATGTGA